A DNA window from Naumovozyma dairenensis CBS 421 chromosome 7, complete genome contains the following coding sequences:
- the VPS34 gene encoding phosphatidylinositol 3-kinase VPS34 (similar to Saccharomyces cerevisiae VPS34 (YLR240W); ancestral locus Anc_8.401), translating into MPANNTTFCISQDLEIPLRIKIGSLQGQKPLLKASQRFLNPTLTQKGSNMFPNSDFIVSIQVIDQERDRNLTIPIFTPYIPFKHARKWDHWLTLPIQIKQLHVSNKLKITIWEYDGFKRIPFFQLETYIYDSNDFQLKRGKESLMFKYVNKDDDYDLDEVHIIENDPIQCNLNKYYQGEIKKVDWLDKITIPKLESLQESKKLPLGTFVLNIEFPIFEMPVIFVEKSLNDTQNQIPTLHNFELTNNMLPLNNTASIVRNNNNNISNGGIDSNHNKTDARLKISLGDKYNSTLKIYDPDQFSLDPIEEKFRRLERAAKHSNLDRQVKPNAKKRDYLNKIINYPPGTKLTAHEKGSIWKYRYYLMNNKKALTKLLQSTNLAEESERGEVLELMDSWAEIDIDDAIELLGSKFKNLSVRSYAVNRLKKAADSELELYLLQLVQAVCFENVTIFTDKTNSEFTIVDMNATGSLDATTNSIKNIHPNQRTMQQQQHNIKKSLMKPIKENGTSLEETPIVISPLAEFLIRRALKNRRLGNFFYWYLKAESQDNPYLNQILDSYWGRLSKEHKKILKDEILFDNCLHSICEEIKNLRDTITKKVELLNHLLITKLRHILKSKTIYLPLDPNIQIIDVIPESSKVFKSSLSPLKITFKTADNSIYALMYKVGDDLRQDQLVVQIISLMNELLKNENVDLKLTPYKILATGPQEGAIQFIPNDTMADILSKYHGILPFLKGHYPDSSQESGVQDWVMDNFVKSCAGYCVITYILGVGDRHLDNLLITPEGYFFHADFGYILGQDPKPFPPLMKLPPQIVEAFGGAESSNYNKFRSYCFVAYSILRRNAGLILNLFELMKMSNIPDIRIDPNGAILKVQERFNLDMSEEDATIHFQTLINGSLNALLPIVIDHLHNLAQYWRA; encoded by the coding sequence ATGCCTGCCAATAACACCACTTTTTGCATATCCCAAGATTTAGAGATCCCattaagaataaaaattgGCTCCTTACAAGGACAAAAACCATTATTAAAGGCATCTCAACGGTTTCTAAACCCAACTTTGACCCAAAAAGGTTCAAATATGTTCCCAAATAGCGATTTCATAGTATCAATACAAGTCATTGATCAAGAAAGAGATAGAAATTTAACAATACCAATATTTACACCATATATACCATTTAAACATGCAAGGAAATGGGACCATTGGTTAACTTTACCCATTcaaattaaacaattacaTGTATCTAATAAACTGAAGATAACTATCTGGGAATATGATGGGTTTAAACGAATACCTTTTTTTCAGCTGGAAACTTACATTTATGACTCCAATGATTTCCAATTAAAACGTGGTAAAGAATCTTTAATGTTTAAATACGTCAATAAGGATGATGATTACGATTTAGATGAGGTGcacattattgaaaatgatccTATTCAATGcaatttaaataaatattatcaaggtgaaataaaaaaagtaGATTGGTTGGATAAGATTACCATTCCGAAATTAGAATCTTTACAAGAATCTAAGAAATTACCCCTTGGGACCTTTGTATTGAATATTGAGTTCccaatttttgaaatgcCAGTCATTTTCGTTGAAAAGTCATTGAATGATACTCAAAACCAAATACCTACATTacataattttgaattgacAAATAATATGTTGCCCTTAAACAATACTGCTTCTATTGTGAggaataataacaataatatcagTAATGGGGGAATAGATTCAAATCATAATAAGACTGATGCCagattgaaaatttcattaggtgataaatataattcaacTTTGAAGATTTATGATCCTGATCAATTTAGTCTAGATCCCATTGAAGAGAAATTCAGAAGGTTGGAAAGAGCTGCTAAACACTCTAATTTAGATAGACAAGTGAAGCCGAATGCCAAAAAAAgagattatttaaataaaattattaattatcCACCAGGAACAAAATTAACCGCACATGAAAAGGGTTCCATTTGGAAATACAGATATTATCTtatgaataataagaaGGCGTTGACCAAATTATTGCAAAGTACAAATTTAGCAGAAGAATCAGAAAGAGGGGAAGTCTTGGAATTAATGGATTCATGGGCGGAAATTGATATTGACGATGCCATCGAACTTTTAGGTTCGAAGTTCAAGAACCTTTCAGTGCGGTCATATGCTGTTAACAGATTAAAGAAAGCTGCTGATAGTGAACTAGAATTAtaccttcttcaattggTGCAAGCtgtttgttttgaaaatgtcACAATTTTTACTGACAAGACTAACAGTGAATTCACAATAGTCGATATGAATGCTACTGGTTCTCTTGATGCAACTACGAATTCTATTAAAAACATACATCCAAACCAACGGACAAtgcaacagcaacagcatAATATTAAGAAGAGTCTTATGAAGCCAATTAAAGAGAACGGTACATCGTTGGAAGAGACACCTATTGTTATATCTCCATTGGCTGAGTTTTTAATACGGAGGGCTTTGAAAAATAGAAGATTGGGGAATTTTTTCTATTGGTACTTAAAGGCAGAATCACAAGACAATCCATATTTAAACCAGATTCTTGATTCATATTGGGGTAGGTTATCCAAAGAGCATAAGAAAATCttgaaagatgaaattcTTTTTGATAATTGTTTACATTCTATTTGTGAAGagattaaaaatttaagaGATACAATAACCAAAAAGGTAGAACTTTTGAATCATCTGTTAATAACAAAATTAAGacatatattgaaaagcAAAACAATTTATTTACCACTGGATCccaatattcaaataattgatGTGATACCAGAAAGTTctaaagttttcaaaagttCTCTTTCCCCTTTAAAGATAACCTTTAAGACAGCagataattcaatatatgCATTAATGTATAAAGTTGGAGATGACTTACGACAGGATCAACTAGTCGTTCAGATTATTTCCCtaatgaatgaattattaaagaatgaaaatgttgatttgaaattgacGCCTTATAAAATTTTAGCTACCGGTCCACAAGAGGGGGCTATTCAATTTATCCCCAATGATACCATGGCAGATATATTGAGTAAATATCATGGAATTCTTCCATTCTTAAAAGGTCATTATCCAGATAGTTCACAAGAATCAGGTGTTCAGGATTGGGTCATGGACAATTTCGTTAAATCCTGCGCAGGTTATTGTGTCATTACATATATCTTAGGAGTTGGTGATAGACatcttgataatttattaataactCCTGAAGGGTATTTTTTCCATGCGGATTTTGGATATATCTTGGGTCAAGACCCTAAACCATTCCCAcctttaatgaaattaccCCCACAGATCGTCGAAGCCTTTGGTGGAGCTGAATCATccaattataataaatttagaaGTTATTGTTTTGTTGCATATTCTATTTTGAGACGTAATGCAGgtttgattttgaatttatttgaattaatgaaaatgtcAAATATACCAGATATCCGTATAGATCCAAACGGTGCGATATTGAAAGTTCAAGAAAGATTTAATTTAGATATGTCTGAGGAAGACGCCACGATACATTTCCaaacattaataaatgGTAGTTTGAATGCATTGTTGCCTATTGTCATTGATCATCTACACAATTTGGCTCAATACTGGCGTGCTTAA
- the CSC1 gene encoding Csc1p (similar to Saccharomyces cerevisiae YLR241W; ancestral locus Anc_8.400) — translation MISSIISDTIQGSLKISDDDDPHDFRKPSAMVVTTQTAIATILGLFALLSFSMLLKKLPRLYASRKYKDDGSLNLPSWDETKLFGWLINLFQITDKHVLEYAGLDAFVFLCFFKMCIKLLATYCVFAILIISPIRYHFTGQYDDGSDNNNSYLGMTNSFVKRHLTISQDIPIEAPERANLYLWMYVIFTYLFTFLAIYMLISQTKLIVNTRQIYLGRQNTLTDRTIRLSGIPIELRDKQALKNRIEQLKIGTVSSITICREWGPLNRLFHYRKNVLKELELKYAECPSSLRNRNYESNVEYYPLGRNTTDPSNMAPDSGTTNTNTAVTDRVIANVPQGGRERPEEDNVLYSEVRLGERPTIRTGLFGLFGEKIDAIDHLEKQLKFIDEEIIEARKKHFSATPTAFVTMDSVANAQMAAQAVLDPRVHYFITRLAPAPHDIKWDNVCLSRKERLTKIYSVTVFIGISSIFLIIPVSYLATLLNLRSISKFWPSLGKILKEHRWAENIVTGLLPTYLFTLMNVGIPYFYEYLTSRQGLVSYSEEEISLVSKNFFYIFVNLFLVFTLAGTASNYWGYLSDTTKIAYQLATSVKEMSLFYVDLIILQGIGMFPFKLLLAGSLIGFPLVKIQAKTPRQRNELYNPPIFNFGLQLPQPILILIITLLYSVMSTKLLVSSLVYFIIGFYVYKYQLIYATDHLPHSTGKVWPLIFRRVIVGILLFQLTMTGTLAGFDGGWILSSWLFPLPFITLSYLYDFEKNYLPLSQYIALSSIREHERDNSMVCSSVETESYEYPYLIDGLEGPILS, via the coding sequence ATGATTTCGAGCATTATATCGGACACTATACAAGGGTCCCTTAAGATTTCTGACGATGATGATCCTCATGATTTTAGGAAACCAAGTGCTATGGTGGTCACTACACAGACCGCCATTGCTACAATACTTGGATTATTTGCATTATTATCCTTTTCTATGCTCCTGAAAAAATTACCAAGATTATATGCAAGTAGGaaatataaagatgatgGCAGTTTAAATTTACCCTCGTGGGATGAAACAAAACTTTTCGGTTGGCTAATAAACTTATTCCAAATTACTGATAAACACGTATTAGAATATGCTGGACTGGATGCGTTTGTGTTCTTATGTTTTTTCAAGATGTGTATCAAATTATTAGCTACTTATTGTGTTTTTGCCATCTTGATAATATCGCCAATAAGGTATCATTTCACAGGCCAATATGATGATGGatctgataataataatagttaCCTAGGAATGACTAATTCCTTTGTGAAAAGACATCTTACTATTAGCCAAGATATACCCATCGAAGCGCCTGAACGGGCAAATTTATACCTATGGATGTATGTGATATTTACATATCTCTTCACATTCTTGGCTATTTACATGCTAATATCTCAAACAAAACTTATAGTTAACACCAGACAGATTTACTTGGGAAGACAAAACACATTAACAGATAGAACTATAAGATTGTCTGGTATCCCCATTGAATTACGCGATAAACAAGCTTTGAAAAATAGGATTGAGCAATTGAAAATAGGAACAGTGTCGTCAATTACTATATGCCGTGAATGGGGGCCGTTAAATAGATTGTTCCATTATAGAAAGAATGTGTTGAAGGAGttagaattgaaatatgCCGAATGTCCTTCTAGTCTTCGTAATCGTAACTATGAATCAAATGTCGAATATTATCCTTTAGGAAGAAATACTACAGATCCATCAAACATGGCTCCTGACAGCGGAACTACAAATACGAACACTGCTGTAACCGATAGGGTAATAGCTAATGTTCCTCAAGGAGGAAGAGAAAGACCAGAGGAGGATAATGTCTTATACTCTGAAGTTAGGTTAGGTGAAAGACCGACAATCAGGACAGGGCTTTTTGGATTATTTGGTGAGAAAATAGATGCTATCGATCATTTAGAAAAGCAATTaaaattcattgatgaGGAGATCATAGAAGCAAGaaagaaacatttttcTGCTACTCCAACTGCATTTGTTACAATGGATTCTGTTGCCAATGCACAAATGGCAGCACAAGCAGTGTTAGACCCTAGAGtacattattttattactaGATTAGCACCTGCACCTCATGATATAAAATGGGATAATGTTTGTTTATCAAGAAAGGAACGATTAACGAAGATTTATTCAGTGACTGTTTTCATTGGTATATCtagtatatttttgattatcCCAGTTTCATATTTGGCCACATTATTAAACCTGAGATCCATTTCTAAGTTTTGGCCAAGTTTGGGTAAAATATTAAAGGAACATCGCTGGGCGGAAAATATTGTTACAGGATTATTACCTACATATCTTTTCACATTAATGAATGTGGGGATcccatatttttatgaatatttaaCAAGTCGTCAAGGGTTAGTTTCATACAGTGAAGAGGAGATTTCATTAGTATctaaaaatttcttttacaTTTTCGTCAATTTGTTTTTAGTTTTCACTTTAGCAGGGACAGCATCAAATTATTGGGGCTATTTAAGTGATACCACCAAGATTGCATATCAATTGGCAACCTCTGTAAAGGAAATGTCATTATTTTATgttgatttaataattttacaaGGTATTGGTATGTTCCCCTTCAAATTGTTATTAGCTGGTAGTTTAATTGGGTTCCCATTGGTGAAAATTCAAGCCAAGACACCAAGACAAAGAAATGAACTTTATAATCCaccaattttcaattttggtCTTCAATTACCACAGccaatattaatattaattataaCTTTGTTATACAGTGTTATGAGTACAAAACTTTTGGTGTCCAGTTTGGTATACTTTATTATTGGATTCTATGTTTAtaaatatcaattaatatACGCCACTGATCATTTACCTCATTCTACGGGGAAAGTATGGCCACTAATCTTTAGAAGAGTCATTGTTggtattttattattccaaTTAACTATGACAGGTACTTTAGCAGGGTTTGACGGAGGTTGGATTTTATCATCATGGTTATTCCCCTTACCATTTATTACTTTAAGTTATCTTTATGATTttgagaaaaattatttaccCTTGTCGCAATATATTGCTTTGAGTTCCATTCGTGAACATGAAAGGGATAATTCTATGGTTTGCTCTAGTGTTGAAACAGAATCATATGAATATCcatatttaattgatgGACTAGAAGGGCCAATTTTAAGTTAG